The DNA segment GCGAGGTTGCGGTCGCATGGCAGGCGGTTCCGTTGGATCATGACGGCGACGGTACGACAGATGAGTACGTCCGGCTGGATCGGATCATGTTCTTCGCGGATGGAGATTTTGCGACGTATGGAACATGGCGAACCGACACGACTAGCACAGACGGTCAGATGCTCAATGGGAACCTGGCACGTGTCTGCTATGCACTTGCAAGTGATCCAGGAGGGAATTCTGCAATTGATCTGATGCCTCAAAACAGAATTCTGGCCCGGTCACAGCATCTTTATACGGCCATGACTGTTTATGATAAGAATGATAATCCCGTGGATTTTCCCGATCCTTCCGGCGGTACGCTTCAAGGTGCTACAGTTCCGTTCTCAGTGCCTAACAGCTTTTTTGAGTTTGATGCACTTACTATGTCCGGCTGGTTGAATTTGACATTCTCTGCAACCGGTGCCAGCGACAAGTCCGACCTTCTGGCACAGATATTTGCGATTGATCTGATGGGAAGTTCCGGCGATGAGGGTGGGCTGATAGTTTCGCCCAATTCCACGGTTGATCTTTTTGGCAATGCTACACCCGATGGGGCTCCTGTAGGTCTGCACCAGTTGTTGAGCCAGGGTGTTAGTGAATTTCGTGTTCAGGCATGGAGTGAAGTTGCTCAGGGCTGGTATCCACAGATTGATCCAAGCGGCGAATGGGATTTCGGTGATGACTATTCGGACAGATTCGTTGATGCTGGAGGTTCTCCGCTTGATCCTACGTTAGGCATTTCTTCTGCTGATTCACCTGTGGTTCTATATCAACCCGGCGGTACGTATTTTACAGTCAGCGGTGCGGGGGCGGCGGACGCAAGCACTGGGACGTTGGCTTTGCAGGAAGCGCCGGGGCTGGGCAGGGCGTTGAAATTCACGTTTACGATC comes from the Anaerohalosphaera lusitana genome and includes:
- a CDS encoding prepilin-type N-terminal cleavage/methylation domain-containing protein translates to MRKGFTIIELMLAMALLLALLVGSGVVFSEAIKAHRAAKATSEVSSKLRAITQQLEADFRGLQETGEVAVAWQAVPLDHDGDGTTDEYVRLDRIMFFADGDFATYGTWRTDTTSTDGQMLNGNLARVCYALASDPGGNSAIDLMPQNRILARSQHLYTAMTVYDKNDNPVDFPDPSGGTLQGATVPFSVPNSFFEFDALTMSGWLNLTFSATGASDKSDLLAQIFAIDLMGSSGDEGGLIVSPNSTVDLFGNATPDGAPVGLHQLLSQGVSEFRVQAWSEVAQGWYPQIDPSGEWDFGDDYSDRFVDAGGSPLDPTLGISSADSPVVLYQPGGTYFTVSGAGAADASTGTLALQEAPGLGRALKFTFTIHDENGFFENGKRFSYIVELN